A part of Saliniradius amylolyticus genomic DNA contains:
- a CDS encoding oxidoreductase, which yields MSQSQPISTALIGFGLSARVFHLPFIQCQAGFSLTAVSTSQQNEASSIVPDVKLFRDAQSLIQQSDSELVVITAPNQFHYPLAKQALMMGKHVILEKPLVLTVAEGEELILLARQSGKILAPFHNRRWDGDFLTLQQLISEDVLGQIKGFESHFDRFRPQPRQRWREQAGPGSGILYDLGPHLIDQALALFGWPQAISATLKNSRDSAETCDYFHLQLHYADKEVLLHADAFSAGPKLRFKLQGDRGTYLKYGMDPQEERLRAGKTPDRSEWAAEDENHYGTLYQESGEQVIATQTGGYQYFYQEVANAIRYHAPLTVSADNALDSIRLIELAQRSHQAGQRLTLTS from the coding sequence ATGTCACAATCACAACCCATCTCCACCGCGTTAATCGGCTTCGGGCTCTCGGCCAGAGTTTTTCATCTGCCATTTATTCAATGCCAGGCCGGATTTAGTCTGACTGCAGTGAGTACCTCACAGCAAAACGAGGCCAGCTCCATAGTTCCGGACGTTAAACTGTTTCGTGACGCACAATCCTTAATCCAGCAATCGGATTCGGAATTAGTAGTCATCACCGCTCCTAATCAGTTTCACTATCCGCTCGCTAAGCAGGCTCTGATGATGGGCAAGCACGTAATTCTGGAAAAGCCTTTGGTGCTGACTGTCGCTGAGGGCGAAGAGTTAATTCTCCTGGCCCGACAAAGCGGCAAGATACTGGCCCCTTTCCATAACCGCCGCTGGGACGGGGATTTTCTGACCCTTCAGCAACTCATCTCAGAAGATGTGCTGGGCCAAATCAAAGGCTTCGAGTCCCACTTCGACCGCTTCCGGCCCCAGCCCCGCCAACGCTGGCGCGAGCAAGCGGGGCCGGGAAGCGGCATCCTGTATGATTTAGGCCCACACCTTATTGACCAGGCGCTGGCTCTGTTTGGCTGGCCGCAGGCAATCAGCGCCACCTTAAAAAACAGTCGCGATAGCGCCGAAACCTGTGACTACTTTCATCTACAGCTCCATTACGCGGATAAAGAAGTGCTATTGCACGCCGATGCCTTCTCCGCTGGCCCCAAATTACGCTTTAAACTTCAAGGTGATCGGGGCACTTATTTGAAGTACGGCATGGATCCACAGGAAGAGCGGCTGCGCGCTGGAAAGACGCCTGACCGTTCAGAATGGGCAGCAGAGGATGAAAATCATTACGGCACCTTGTATCAAGAGTCGGGGGAGCAGGTCATCGCCACCCAGACCGGCGGCTATCAGTACTTTTATCAAGAAGTGGCTAACGCCATTCGTTACCATGCGCCGCTAACGGTTAGCGCT